A genomic window from Nicotiana sylvestris chromosome 11, ASM39365v2, whole genome shotgun sequence includes:
- the LOC104236678 gene encoding uncharacterized protein encodes MSLNNRPQGTLLADTQINPKDQGPKQLMAVPIELDDSTRLTDVTIQPAQEEKNTQQETEKVAEAVEGPVVEIVAEKEKSQEIGKKRPPAPFPQRLAKLQKDEQYKKFFEMLKQIQVNISLIEALKEMPGYAKMMKDLMSRKFEFQDLTTVTLTQTCNAVVTRPVAEKLSDPGSFTIPCTIKNFAFAKALCDLGANINLMPLVIYKRLGIVRARPTSMLLQLADSTVKRPFGILDDVLIQVGKFVFPADFVILDCKVNEEIPIILGRPFLATGRALIDCETGELKMRLNDEEIVFNVQKSMRRPSEFANCSLIDVVDVIVQSDDEVLTVEDPLAACLTNLEEVNSENLAEWVLALEGRGSWERNLKFEPLHLEKRETPPAKPSIEEPPKLELKPLPGHLRYEFLGPDSTLPVIISSGLLDVQVQQLLQVLKEYKTAIRWTMADIKGISPAYCMHKILLEEGHKPSREHQRRLNPNMKEVNRHRLENLYGLSKVESSHPERPLPTSLHQSDAG; translated from the exons atgtctctgaacaatcgtcctcaGGGGACATTACTTGCAGATACCCAAATCAATCCTAAAGATCAGggcccgaagcagctgatggcg GTacccattgagctagatgattcCACAAGGCTGACAGATGTGACAATCCAGCCTGCTCAGGAAGAAAAGAATACTCAGCAGGAGACCGAGAAAGTTGCTGAAGCAGTTGAAGGGCCGGTAGTAGAGATAGTAGCTGAGAAAGAAAAGTCCCAAGAGATTGGGAAGAAAAGACCTCCTGCTCCATTTCCACAGAGGTTGGCCAAGCTTCAAAAGGATGAGCAGTACAAAAAGTTCTTTGAGATGCTCAAGCAAATTCAGGTTAATATTTCGTTGATTGAAGCTTTAAAGGAGATGCCTGGATACGCAAAAATGATGAAAGATTTAATGTCCCGGAAATTTGAATTCCAAGACTTGACCACAGTGACACTTACTCAGACGTGCAATGCAGTGGTAACTAGACCTGTTGCTGAAAAGCTCTCTGATCCAGGGAGTTTTACTATTCCATGCACTATTAAAAACTTTGCTTTTGCGAAAGCACTTTGTGATTTAGGGGCCAAcattaatcttatgcccctggtcaTTTACAAAAGGTTGGGCATTGtgagagctagacccacctctatgttgttgcagctggctgataGTACTGTGAAGCGTCCATTTGGGATCCTTGATGATGTACTTATTCAGGTGGGGAAAttcgtgttccctgcagattttgtgatattggattgcAAAGTGAATGAAGAAATTCCTATAATcttaggaagaccattcttggccacagGGAGAGCTCTTATTGATTGTGAAACCGGGGAACTTAAGATGAGGCTCAATGACGAAGAGATTgtattcaatgtgcagaaatctatgaggcgaccaagtgagttcgccaattgctctcttattgatgtcgtggatgtaatcgtacAGTCTGATGATGAAGTGTTGACGGTTGAGGATCCCCTAGCTGCATGTTTGACGAATTTGGAGGAAGTGAATAGTGAGAACTTGGCGGAATGGGTGTTGGCACTGGAAGGTAGAGGGTCTTGGGAAAGAAATCTAAAGTTTGAGCCCCTACACTTAGAAAAGAGGGAgactcctccagctaagccatccattgaagaaccacCGAAGCTGGAACTAAAGCCATTGCCAggccacctcaggtatgaatttctgggacctgactccactctacctgttattatctcatctggtttgttagatgtgcaggtccAACAGCTTCTACAGGTATTGAAGGAGTACAAAACTGCCATtaggtggaccatggcagacatcaaGGGGATCAGCCCCGCTTACTGCATGCATaagattctgctggaagaggggcacaaaccttccagggaacatcagaggaggctgaacccaaatatgaaggaagtg AaccgtcacaggctggagaatttgtatggattatcgaaagttgaatctagccacccggaaagaccacttcccacttcccttcatcaATCAGATGCTGgatag
- the LOC104236679 gene encoding uncharacterized protein, with protein sequence MAMTYFLSSLLFLAIINGIHAVNYSVTIKTASGARFDRDIGGQYTLQTLDSATNFICNDILKINCPINRKDVQHISIFVADDMDGDDVAYQDNNEIQVNSRYIEGYSGDVKREITGVLYHEMTHVWQWKGNGQATQGLVEGVADYVRLKAGFAPSHWVMSGQGSSWDQGYDVTARFLDYCNSLKDGFVVELNKKMRDAYSDSYFCDMLGKSVDQLWEDYKATFTY encoded by the exons ATGGCTATGACCTACTTTTTAAGTTCTTTGTTATTCCTTGCAATCATCAATGGAATCCATGCAGTGAACTACTCAGTCACCATTAAGACTGCATCCGGTGCTCGATTTGACCGAGACATTGGTGGCCAATACACCCTTCAAACTCTTGATTCTGCCACCAATTTCATCTGTAACGATATCCTCAAGATCAACTGCCCCATCAACCGCAAAGATGTCCAACACATCAGCATATTCGTCGCTGATGACATGGATGGAGACGACGTTGCATATCAAGACAACAATGAGATCCAAGTCAATTCCAG GTACATAGAAGGTTACTCTGGTGATGTGAAAAGAGAAATCACTGGAGTGTTGTATCATGAAATGACCCATGTTTGGCAGTGGAAAGGTAATGGACAAGCTACTCAAGGATTAGTTGAAGGAGTTGCTGATTATGTGAGGCTCAAAGCTGGGTTTGCACCTAGTCATTGGGTGATGTCTGGCCAAGGTAGCAGTTGGGACCAAGGCTACGACGTGACAGCTCGGTTTCTTGATTACTGCAATTCTCTTAAAGATGGGTTCGTGGTGGAACTCAACAAGAAGATGAGAGATGCTTATAGCGATAGCTATTTCTGTGACATGCTAGGAAAATCTGTGGATCAGCTCTGGGAGGATTACAAGGCTACATTTACGTATTAG